In Leptodactylus fuscus isolate aLepFus1 chromosome 2, aLepFus1.hap2, whole genome shotgun sequence, one genomic interval encodes:
- the LOC142194002 gene encoding olfactory receptor 52M1-like, with product MAAANDSCFEPHSFILLGIPGLEHLHIWISIPFFSIFLSAIIGNYTVLLIIVMESSLHQPMYIYFTLLAIVDLILSNTTMPKLLGIFWFRYNEIDFQGCLLQMFFVHASSTVESGIFLAMAYDRYVAICNPLRYSVTVTISVIIRSGALAVVRGVFYILPLPLLLRRFQLYSSNVILHSYCEHMAVVRLACADVSFNDHLGMAVGFMVLVMDLALIVTSYVMILQALLRLTAEARLKAFGTCVSHVSAILCFYTPILCSSLVHRFGTNVPHHTHILLANVYLLVPPLLNPLVYGIRTKQIRERVRRFFS from the coding sequence ATGGCAGCTGCCAATGATTCTTGCTTTGAGCCCCACTCCTTTATCTTGTTGGGGATCCCAGGCCTGGAGCACCTACACATCTGGATCTCCATCCCGTTCTTCTCGATATTTCTGTCTGCCATCATCGGGAACTATACCGTTCTACTGATCATCGTCATGGAGTCGAGCCTCCACCAGCCCATGTACATCTATTTCACCCTTCTTGCTATTGTGGACCTTATTCTATCAAATACCACCATGCCCAAGCTTCTTGGCATCTTCTGGTTCCGGTACAATGAGATTGACTTCCAGGGATGTCTTCTCCAGATGTTCTTTGTACATGCATCGTCTACTGTGGAGTCGGGAATCTTTCTGGCCATGGCGTATGATCGCTATGTAGCTATCTGTAACCCTCTGAGATATTCAGTCACGGTGACCATCAGTGTTATCATTAGAAGTGGGGCATTAGCCGTTGTGCGGGGGGTATTTTACATTCTTCCATTGCCACTCTTACTGAGAAGGTTCCAGTTATACAGCAGCAATGTTATCCTGCACTCGTATTGTGAGCATATGGCGGTGGTGAGGTTGGCCTGTGCCGATGTCTCCTTCAATGACCACCTTGGCATGGCCGTAGGGTTCATGGTGCTGGTGATGGACTTGGCGCTTATTGTAACGTCTTATGTGATGATCCTTCAGGCTCTTCTCAGGTTGACGGCCGAGGCTCGTCTCAAGGCCTTCGGTACCTGCGTTTCCCATGTCAGTGCTATCTTATGTTTTTATACTCCAATCCTCTGCTCATCCTTAGTCCACAGATTCGGGACAAACGTTCCTCATCATACTCACATCCTCCTGGCTAATGTCTATCTCCTCGTACCTCCTCTGCTGAACCCTCTGGTATATGGGATAAGAACTAAGCAAATCAGAGAGCGGGTGAGAAGGTTCTTCTCCTAA
- the LOC142194240 gene encoding olfactory receptor 52M1-like, which produces MDLILKTNVNVLNGQQLWINKFQQIWRRAQCRDDADIREIFLSAIIGNYTVLLIIVMESSLHQPMYIYFTLLAIVDLILSNTTMPKLLGIFWFRYNEIDFQGCLLQMFFVHASSTVESGIFLAMAYDRYVAICNPLRYSVTVTISVIIRSGALAVVRGVFYILPLPLLLRRFQLYSSNVILHSYCEHMAVVRLACADVSFNDHLGMAVGFMVLVMDLALIVTSYVMILQALLRLTAEARLKAFGTCVSHVSAILCFYTPILCSSLVHRFGTNVPHHTHILLANVYLLVPPLLNPLVYGIRTKQIRERVRRFFS; this is translated from the exons ATGGACTTAATACTAAAAACTAATGTCAATGTATTAAATGGACAACAGTTATGGATTAATAAATTCCAGCAGATCTGGAGG agagcgcagtgcagagatgatgcagatattagagagaTATTTCTGTCTGCCATCATCGGGAACTATACCGTTCTACTGATCATCGTCATGGAGTCGAGCCTCCACCAGCCCATGTACATCTATTTCACCCTTCTTGCTATTGTGGACCTTATTCTATCAAATACCACCATGCCCAAGCTTCTTGGCATCTTCTGGTTCCGGTACAATGAGATTGACTTCCAGGGATGTCTTCTCCAGATGTTCTTTGTACATGCATCGTCTACTGTGGAGTCGGGAATCTTTCTGGCCATGGCGTATGATCGCTATGTAGCTATCTGTAACCCTCTGAGATATTCAGTCACGGTGACCATCAGTGTTATCATTAGAAGTGGGGCATTAGCCGTTGTGCGGGGGGTATTTTACATTCTTCCATTGCCACTATTACTGAGAAGGTTCCAGTTATACAGCAGCAATGTTATCCTGCACTCGTATTGTGAGCATATGGCGGTGGTGAGGTTGGCCTGTGCCGATGTCTCCTTCAATGACCACCTTGGCATGGCCGTAGGGTTCATGGTGCTGGTGATGGACTTGGCGCTTATTGTAACGTCTTATGTGATGATCCTTCAGGCTCTTCTCAGGTTGACGGCCGAGGCTCGTCTCAAGGCCTTCGGTACCTGCGTTTCCCATGTCAGTGCTATCTTATGTTTTTATACTCCAATCCTCTGCTCATCCTTAGTCCACAGATTCGGGACAAACGTTCCTCATCATACTCACATCCTCCTGGCTAATGTCTATCTCCTTGTACCTCCTCTGCTGAACCCTCTGGTATATGGGATAAGAACTAAGCAAATCAGAGAGCGGGTGAGAAGGTTCTTCTCCTAA